A single genomic interval of Sphaerodactylus townsendi isolate TG3544 linkage group LG08, MPM_Stown_v2.3, whole genome shotgun sequence harbors:
- the LOC125438419 gene encoding fish-egg lectin-like, whose amino-acid sequence MMRALCESLLLLLPMCGITSALSCNVAPEMLTQIDASNGQVFGVNVTGNIYTLYGTTWVQLPGALAHVTVGLGGVWGVDSKHNIFKLVGGNWRLVPGLLKQIDAGGSQLVVGVNMYDDIYCIPKSSAFSAHRSDLRWVHIAGKLKYYSCGLLGCWGVNSADEIYYRHSVTPDSCAGSRWEHVPGSLSMIEVGTEGNVYGVNRDGNIFCRGGITAANPIGTMWAPLSNDLREIKHVSYDLGQLWILTKEGKTLNCKG is encoded by the exons ATGATGAGGGCGCTTTGTGAGAGCCTGCTCCTTCTGTTGCCCATGTGTGGAATCACCTCAG CTCTGAGTTGTAATGTGGCACCAGAAATGCTGACACAGATCGATGCTAGCAACGGACAGGTCTTTGGTGTAAACGTTACAGGCAACATTTATACCTTGTATGGAACCACGTGGGTACAGTTGCCAGGGGCATTGGCCCATGTCACAGTCGGTCTTGGTGGCGTCTGGGGCGTGGATTCAAAACACAACATCTTTAAACTGGTGGGTGGCAACTGGAGACTTGTTCCAG GTTTACTCAAACAGATAGATGCAGGTGGAAGCCAGTTGGTTGTTGGAGTCAACATGTATGATGACATCTACTGCATACCCAAGTCTTCAGCATTCTCTGCTCATCGCTCAGACCTACGCTGGGTCCATATTGCAGGAAAACTCAAATACTACTCCTGTGGGCTCTTGGGTTGTTGGGGAGTAAACTCAGCAGATGAGATCTATTACCGGCACAGCGTCACTCCAGATTCCTGTGCTGGATCCCGATGGGAGCATGTGCCTGGCTCACTTTCCATGATTGAGGTCGGGACTGAAGGAAATGTGTATGGAGTGAACAGAGATGGAAACATTTTTTGCAG GGGTGGAATCACCGCCGCCAATCCCATTGGAACCATGTGGGCACCTTTGAGCAATGACCTCAGAGAGATCAAACACGTATCCTATGACCTGGGCCAGCTATGGATTTTGACTAAAGAAGGAAAGACtttgaactgcaaaggttga